A region of Staphylococcus sp. IVB6181 DNA encodes the following proteins:
- a CDS encoding head-tail connector protein yields MSDLQLLKKHCKIDHNSEDDLLEMYYEWAKEDIASAVTDDMAWLEKQRLFKTAVYPLTAYYFENRLAFNERNLSYAPHMVLSVVHKLRSAYEIQFE; encoded by the coding sequence GTGAGTGACTTACAGCTATTAAAAAAACATTGCAAGATAGACCATAATTCAGAAGATGATTTACTAGAAATGTATTACGAATGGGCAAAAGAGGATATAGCGAGTGCGGTGACTGATGATATGGCTTGGTTAGAGAAGCAAAGATTATTTAAAACTGCAGTATACCCACTCACTGCTTATTACTTTGAAAATCGTTTAGCATTTAATGAAAGGAATTTAAGTTATGCACCTCACATGGTATTAAGTGTCGTGCATAAGTTACGATCAGCGTATGAAATTCAATTCGAATAG
- a CDS encoding head-tail adaptor protein has translation MKFNSNRLNERVTFCHDTSKSINGLPQKPITEELYSCYACIQDARESDMQTSLTTSSQFIKTIIIRDPRGDYKPNNKHYVIHDGERYQIKYVKKDYQDKSYVRVYCEVVF, from the coding sequence ATGAAATTCAATTCGAATAGATTAAACGAACGTGTCACTTTTTGCCATGACACTAGTAAATCAATCAATGGTCTACCACAAAAGCCGATTACAGAGGAGTTATACAGTTGCTACGCATGTATTCAAGACGCAAGAGAATCAGATATGCAGACAAGCTTAACCACAAGTTCACAATTTATTAAAACAATAATCATACGTGATCCACGAGGAGATTATAAACCAAACAATAAACATTATGTAATCCATGATGGCGAAAGGTATCAAATTAAGTACGTCAAAAAGGATTATCAAGATAAATCCTATGTGCGTGTTTATTGCGAGGTGGTTTTCTAA
- a CDS encoding HK97 family phage prohead protease yields the protein MGKEMRIGNITEVRSNDDNEMVIEGYALKFDTWSENLGGFKETISRSALENTDLSDVRCLVDHVPSQIIGRTKSGTLELETDDVGLKYRCKLPNTTFARDLYENMRVGNINQCSFGFMLDEQGDEMRFDQQENIYKRTLKSIRELTDVSVVTYPAYKDTDVKPALRSIENIETEERKKVLELKLKKHFIRNKLGEVGHR from the coding sequence ATGGGCAAGGAAATGAGAATCGGAAATATTACAGAAGTACGTTCGAATGATGATAACGAAATGGTCATTGAAGGTTACGCTTTAAAATTTGACACGTGGTCAGAAAATTTAGGTGGCTTCAAAGAAACGATTTCACGCAGCGCTTTAGAAAACACTGATTTATCTGATGTGCGTTGTTTAGTAGATCATGTACCTTCACAAATTATAGGTCGAACAAAGTCAGGTACTTTAGAACTTGAAACTGATGATGTTGGCCTTAAATACCGTTGTAAATTACCGAATACAACATTTGCACGTGACTTATATGAGAATATGCGTGTAGGTAACATCAATCAATGTTCATTCGGATTTATGCTCGATGAACAAGGTGATGAAATGCGTTTTGACCAACAAGAAAATATCTACAAAAGAACTTTAAAATCCATTAGAGAACTCACAGATGTATCTGTGGTAACATATCCCGCGTATAAAGACACGGATGTTAAACCGGCATTACGCAGCATTGAAAACATTGAAACTGAAGAACGCAAAAAGGTGTTAGAGTTAAAACTAAAAAAACATTTTATTAGAAATAAGCTTGGTGAAGTTGGACACCGTTAA
- a CDS encoding phage portal protein translates to MGIFLRNENRDLQYNEDDLQMMVQTLPGFQGTNLRQYTPIDAIKHSDIFTAVMMIASDLARMPIRLNVNGQIDYSNKIVNLLNTRPNSLYNGYIFKLVVFANALLTSHGYVEITRDKLGNPISLTFRKTSEVELKSDRTGRPYYLHERTDDNGQFISRNIKYEDMLDIKFYSLDGIHGLSLLDTLSKTIDSDNNGKDFLNNFLRNGTHAGGILKMKGVLNDKKARNRAREEFHKAFSGTKQAGKVVVLDESMTFDQLEVDTEVLKLIRENKSSTREIAGVFVIPLHKFGIETTNMSITDANLDYLSTLKPYITCVCAELNFKFNDEYTDNVCEFKFDTTEIRVVDEKTQAEIDKINIDSGKTNIDEVRKRDGLPPIPGGYGSIHRVDLNHVNIALVDEYQMNKSRGTDKKLKGGEENGQGNENRKYYRSTFE, encoded by the coding sequence GTGGGTATCTTCTTAAGAAACGAAAATAGAGATTTACAGTATAACGAAGATGATCTACAAATGATGGTTCAGACGTTACCTGGTTTTCAGGGTACTAATTTAAGGCAGTATACGCCTATAGATGCCATTAAGCACAGTGACATTTTTACAGCAGTTATGATGATTGCATCCGATTTAGCACGTATGCCGATTAGATTAAATGTGAACGGTCAGATTGATTATAGCAACAAGATTGTCAATCTACTAAATACAAGACCAAATTCACTGTATAACGGCTATATTTTTAAATTGGTTGTATTTGCCAATGCTTTATTGACTTCTCATGGTTACGTTGAAATCACACGTGATAAGTTAGGTAACCCTATTAGTTTAACTTTTAGAAAGACTTCAGAAGTTGAATTAAAATCTGACCGAACGGGACGTCCGTACTATTTACATGAACGCACCGATGATAATGGTCAATTTATTAGTCGAAATATTAAATACGAAGATATGTTAGACATTAAATTCTACTCGTTAGACGGGATTCATGGGTTATCTTTGTTAGATACTTTAAGTAAAACGATTGATTCGGATAACAATGGTAAGGACTTTTTAAACAACTTCTTGCGTAATGGCACGCATGCAGGCGGAATACTTAAGATGAAAGGCGTCTTAAACGATAAAAAAGCAAGAAACCGTGCGAGAGAGGAATTCCACAAAGCGTTTAGTGGCACTAAACAAGCCGGTAAAGTGGTTGTACTTGATGAATCGATGACATTCGACCAATTAGAAGTTGATACAGAAGTGTTAAAGCTGATTCGTGAGAATAAATCGTCCACACGTGAGATTGCAGGTGTGTTTGTCATACCATTGCATAAATTCGGTATTGAAACAACGAATATGAGCATTACTGACGCTAATCTTGACTATCTTTCAACGTTAAAACCATACATTACGTGTGTGTGTGCAGAGTTGAATTTCAAATTTAATGATGAATATACAGATAATGTTTGTGAATTCAAATTTGATACGACTGAAATACGTGTGGTTGATGAAAAAACACAAGCTGAAATCGATAAAATTAATATTGATTCAGGTAAAACAAACATTGATGAAGTCCGTAAACGTGATGGATTACCGCCTATACCAGGTGGCTACGGTAGTATACATCGTGTTGACCTTAACCACGTAAATATAGCACTTGTTGATGAGTATCAAATGAATAAATCACGTGGTACTGACAAAAAATTGAAAGGTGGCGAGGAAAATGGGCAAGGAAATGAGAATCGGAAATATTACAGAAGTACGTTCGAATGA